The proteins below come from a single Methanothrix thermoacetophila PT genomic window:
- a CDS encoding S24/S26 family peptidase, with protein sequence MKLSDTLAGLPSFVKDIIFVVVVVGGVSLISQVLLGLWTPMVAVESGSMVPNMNIGDIIIVQGISRTDVITWEEGKARGYRSFNNPGDVILYRPYGKEKLGVLDIIPGILGIGSSGDKATPIIHRAMRWVEMGEPMWDGGPPAPFAGYITKGDHNEVIDQMAGRILGVPNYAYIREHPERFRETADGILIDRETGLVIYSHGNTSYVTDGISYLTPVRKEWVIGVARYRIPYVGYIRLIPEMIVDWIRGII encoded by the coding sequence ATGAAGCTATCGGATACTCTGGCGGGTCTTCCGTCCTTTGTCAAGGACATAATATTCGTCGTTGTGGTTGTCGGCGGCGTCTCCCTCATCTCCCAGGTGCTTCTCGGCCTCTGGACCCCGATGGTCGCAGTTGAGTCCGGGAGCATGGTCCCGAACATGAATATTGGGGATATCATCATCGTGCAAGGCATATCCAGAACTGATGTGATCACATGGGAGGAGGGCAAGGCGAGAGGATACAGATCGTTCAACAACCCGGGGGATGTCATACTCTACCGCCCGTATGGGAAGGAGAAGCTTGGAGTGCTCGATATCATTCCTGGCATCCTGGGCATCGGAAGCAGTGGGGATAAGGCCACGCCCATAATACACAGGGCGATGAGATGGGTAGAGATGGGCGAGCCGATGTGGGATGGGGGGCCCCCAGCGCCATTCGCGGGTTACATAACGAAAGGCGATCACAACGAGGTAATCGATCAGATGGCTGGAAGGATTCTGGGGGTGCCGAACTATGCGTACATCAGAGAACACCCGGAGAGGTTCAGGGAGACGGCTGATGGCATTCTCATAGATCGAGAGACGGGACTCGTCATTTACAGCCATGGCAACACGTCTTATGTGACAGATGGTATAAGCTATCTGACACCTGTGAGAAAGGAGTGGGTCATAGGTGTCGCGAGATACAGAATACCATATGTGGGCTATATCAGGCTCATCCCCGAGATGATCGTGGACTGGATTCGCGGTATCATCTGA
- a CDS encoding DNA-directed DNA polymerase II small subunit yields the protein MLEIVQMFAERGYQLTPEALEILSKKDTVSIDHLISSLDASTVVVSAEHILSLLNGRRGRAAEENAKPVSQTVNEPPATTCTPEQRSSGVEVEVLREITGRSTCIGDYTDFVKYFRDRYVKIRDLLSKRMSSRPIESLGAQTTGREVSVIGMVMAIRNTSRARVVELEDPTGMVTVLFARDSPAYEDSMLLVTDEVVGITGTSDGRGRIFAKSIVWPDLQAQPQPLTAASGGALFLSDLHVGSNKFLMDTWNRFVSWISGEDPTGLSSDVGCIVIAGDIVDGIGVYPGQEDELEIKDIYEQYQLAADLISQIPSWVKIVISPGNHDIVRQAEPQPALPKEIQSLFPGNVMFVGNPSWITISSRPVLIYHGRSIDDFVLKIPGLSYREPELAMVEMLRRRHLCPIYGNRVSVAPEAEDHYVIDKPPAILHCGHVHVVGITRYKGVTLINSGTWQGQTEFQKKMNIQPTPGIVPHVDLSTMKVRKLRFT from the coding sequence ATGCTCGAGATCGTTCAGATGTTTGCTGAGAGGGGATACCAGCTCACACCTGAGGCACTCGAGATACTATCGAAAAAAGATACAGTATCGATCGACCATCTGATAAGCAGCCTCGATGCAAGCACCGTTGTTGTAAGCGCAGAGCATATACTCTCACTTCTGAACGGGAGACGAGGAAGGGCGGCGGAAGAGAATGCAAAACCAGTGTCACAAACCGTGAATGAACCCCCAGCGACGACCTGCACGCCCGAGCAGAGGAGCTCCGGTGTCGAGGTCGAGGTGTTGAGGGAGATCACAGGAAGATCGACGTGTATAGGGGACTACACCGACTTCGTGAAGTACTTCCGGGACAGGTACGTAAAGATTCGCGATCTTCTGAGCAAGAGAATGAGCTCCAGGCCCATCGAGAGCCTGGGTGCGCAGACCACCGGGCGCGAGGTCTCTGTTATTGGGATGGTAATGGCGATAAGAAACACATCTCGAGCCAGAGTCGTGGAGCTCGAGGATCCCACAGGCATGGTTACCGTGCTCTTCGCCAGGGATTCACCTGCCTATGAGGACTCGATGCTTCTGGTGACAGATGAGGTTGTGGGCATCACCGGAACATCCGATGGAAGGGGTCGCATATTCGCGAAGTCCATCGTCTGGCCGGATCTGCAGGCTCAGCCCCAGCCCCTGACAGCTGCATCCGGAGGAGCTCTGTTCCTCTCAGACCTCCATGTGGGAAGCAATAAATTTTTGATGGATACATGGAACCGCTTCGTCTCCTGGATTTCCGGAGAGGATCCGACAGGGCTAAGCTCGGATGTGGGCTGTATCGTGATCGCAGGAGATATAGTTGATGGCATCGGAGTCTACCCGGGGCAGGAGGATGAGCTCGAGATAAAGGACATCTACGAGCAGTATCAGCTGGCCGCAGATCTGATCTCACAGATCCCATCATGGGTGAAGATCGTGATATCACCTGGGAACCATGATATCGTGAGGCAGGCCGAGCCACAGCCAGCACTGCCGAAGGAGATACAATCGTTGTTTCCCGGGAACGTGATGTTCGTCGGAAATCCATCCTGGATAACGATCTCCTCCCGGCCGGTGCTTATATACCATGGAAGGTCGATTGACGACTTTGTCCTTAAGATTCCGGGACTCTCGTACAGAGAGCCAGAGCTCGCGATGGTTGAGATGCTCCGGCGGAGACATCTCTGCCCGATATACGGAAACAGGGTATCTGTCGCCCCGGAGGCCGAGGACCACTACGTGATAGACAAACCGCCCGCGATACTCCACTGCGGACACGTCCACGTGGTGGGGATAACGAGATACAAGGGCGTGACGCTGATCAACAGCGGCACCTGGCAGGGACAGACAGAGTTCCAGAAGAAGATGAACATACAGCCCACGCCTGGAATAGTTCCGCACGTTGATCTATCGACGATGAAGGTCAGGAAGCTGAGGTTCACGTGA
- a CDS encoding DUF504 domain-containing protein, with product MEELFPFGRHPKHILNEMKWRGFDLSDVEIEILHRGAPSNRIHARASEIALGRSFFTYMGTDIPYHRIEKIVYKGRTVFSRADIVKGQ from the coding sequence ATGGAGGAGCTCTTCCCTTTTGGCAGGCACCCAAAGCACATCCTGAACGAGATGAAGTGGCGCGGCTTCGATCTCAGTGATGTGGAGATCGAGATACTCCACAGGGGCGCGCCATCGAACAGGATCCACGCAAGGGCGAGCGAGATCGCTCTCGGCAGGTCGTTCTTCACGTACATGGGCACGGATATACCCTACCACAGGATCGAGAAGATTGTGTACAAGGGAAGAACGGTCTTCTCGCGCGCGGATATTGTTAAGGGTCAGTAG